One region of Cinclus cinclus chromosome 1, bCinCin1.1, whole genome shotgun sequence genomic DNA includes:
- the NKTR gene encoding NK-tumor recognition protein isoform X6, with protein sequence MSESLTVGCWSPGQLKMLWRRRRKFALTQKPLSPPPVHPALQNPHLRARLRMKGAEGERGEEELKPNSPGSEGRRRGRKRIQGASEPQAKDAFLTRAMSPTKSTSAQSGTSPWKLLDAAPVLTDQKPSVSKSGRKIKGRGTIRYHTPPRSRSCSESDEEESSETPPHWKEEMQRLRTYRAPSGEKWSKGDKLSDPCTSRWDERSASRRSRSWSHNGYADLSTVRYSSHHKKHRKEKKKVKHKKKSKRQKHFKKHKQTKRKKTSASSDVESSHSFHRRTKSSCDRERKTRSSSLSSRRSSRRDWSKSDKEDQSLSSSSSRGSRSYYRSRSRSRSKSRSYSRRSSRSRSASKSSRSRSRSRSSSNPRQQKTVPNSPRNISARLNDAKLTKTAEPVRAVVLPSDKVIVPPVVPENLPVIPLSDSPPPSRWKPGQKPWKPSYERIQEMKAKTTHLIPTQTNYNLVVVKEANTSSSYRKQERSSESDRSGYSKGRSDRSSESWPRSRSRSSRSRSYSRSYSRSRSPSSSRTKSPSSGRSPSPSKYRSDRSGYSESTSDYSLSDEDRRRSKRKSTSSDPKARDLKLRQETSSESTLPYKHPKDYDESSQGLKESDSLSSSDFSSDSERSAKAKAVQEKEGRFPSEGDAEKQDKNSLSSERGEEKAKGEQDSDHSKMKAAKEKCSEQPRGGAKTKRKSYSGSKWDSESNSERGEAKRNRGDSRPSSGKEEGEATSGSDTELNVTKRIKKQSNSSEAVLSSDCAWKTSKQLSSSESESSCSSSADTRGKSKKHKRGLKKTPKKSHSKKAKEKSKGKKEKKHKVQKRKEMFHWQPPLEFGEEEDDEINDKPVTKDDKKEKQLSRDIKDKKQVYEKDEIVTDKMGNGEKSCANENLLDKTTTCGASPDRSNLNKEPIETSTSAGILNSGINVAACKSEIKQAEENNQNGLEDVIQTDDNMEICTPDRNSPGKVDVDVLSPIVLTAKPLSAAVKKELQVETPEQDAVKLGNSIRDFINIKEEKETGRQENISAPVSGAKDCSFKNEISENTPSNMIDNKWKPLQGVGNLKPATISTATEVKNVVSVPEPKPAGLRIEIKAKNKVRPGSLFDEVRKTARLNRRPRNQESSSEEESPGRDDNSPSRSLSRSRSKSESKSRHRTRSMSYSHSRSRSRSSTYSYRSRSYSRSRSRGWYSRDRSRSRSSSYHSYKSRSRSYSRSRSRSSSYGHHSRSSRSYTYDSYYSRSRSRSKRSDSYRRSRSYDRRSRSYGSDSDSDRSYSNNRSPSESSRYS encoded by the exons ATGTCCGAGTCATTGACTGTGGGGTGCTGGTCACCAGGTCAGCTAAAGATG CtctggagaagaagaagaaagtttGCTCTGACTCAGAAGCCTCTGAGTCCTCCTCCAGTACATCCAGCTCTTCAGAATCCTCATCTGAGAGCGAGGCTGAGAATGaaaggagcagaaggagaaagaggagaagaagAGCTAAAACCAAACAGTCCAGGAAGCgaaggaaggaggagaggaagaaagaggatCCAAGGTGCAAGCGAACCTCAAGCCAAAGACG CCTTTCTGACAAGAGCGATGTCGCCGACAAAGTCGACCTCAGCACAAAGCGGGACAAGCCCGTG GAAGCTTCTTGATGCTGCACCAGTTCTGACTGACCAGAAACCATCAGTCTCTAAATCTGGACgaaaaattaaaggaagagGCACAATA CGCTATCACACCCCGCCGCGCTCCCGCTCCTGCTCCGAGTCCGACGAGGAGGAGAGCAGCGAGACCCCTCCCCACTGGAAGGAGGAGATGCAGAGGCTGCGCACCTACCGAGCGCCCAGCGGGGAGAAATGGAGCAAAGGAGACAA gtTGAGTGATCCCTGTACAAGCAGATGGGATGAGAGAAGTGCATCCCGGAGATCCAGGTCCTGGTCCCATAATGGTTATGCTGATCTAAGCACTGTGAGATACTCTAGCCATCACAAGAAGCacaggaaagagaagaagaaggtgaagcataaaaagaaatctaaaaggCAGAAGCATTTCAAGAAGCACAAgcaaacaaagagaaagaaaacatcagcCTCCTCAGATGTAGAATCCTCTCATTCTTTCCACAGGAGGACAAAATCCTCTTGTGATCGTGAGAGGAAAACTCGTTCTTCCTCATTGTCTTCCAGGCGTTCATCCAGGAGAGACTGGTCTAAATCTGATAAGGAAGACCAGAGCTTGTCATCTTCATCAAGCAGAGGGTCTCGATCGTACTACAGGTCCAGATCCAGGTCTAGATCTAAATCGAGATCTTACTCCAGAAGAAGTTCTAGATCAAGATCAGCCTCTAAATCATCGCGATCTCGAAGTAGGTCACGGTCAAGTTCTAACCCCAGGCAGCAAAAGACTGTTCCAAATTCTCCACGAAATATTTCAGCGCGGTTAAATGACGCCAAGCTGACCAAGACTGCTGAGCCTGTCCGAGCAGTGGTACTGCCCAGTGACAAGGTTATTGTGCCACCAGTTGTCCCAGAAAACCTCCCTGTCATACCCTTAAGTGACAGTCCCCCACCTTCAAGGTGGAAACCTGGGCAGAAGCCTTGGAAGCCATCGTACGAGCGAATTCAGGAGATGAAAGCTAAAACAACCCACTTAATTCCCACCCAAACTAATTACAATTTAGTGGTCGTTAAGGAGGCCAACACTTCTTCGTCCTACCGCAAGCAGGAGAGGAGCTCCGAGAGCGATCGGAGCGGTTACTCCAAAGGCCGCAGTGACAGGAGCTCGGAGAGCTGGCCGAGGTCCAGGAGCAGATCCTCTCGAAGCCGCTCATACTCAAGATCTTACTCAAGGTCTAGAAGCCCGTCGAGCTCGAGGACAAAATCTCCTTCTTCTGGCAGGTCACCATCCCCGAGTAAGTACCGCAGTGACAGGTCGGGGTACAGCGAGTCCACGTCCGACTATTCCCTCAGCGATGAGGACAGGCGCAGGAGCAAAAGGAAATCCACATCCAGTGATCCCAAAGCTCGGGACCTCAAACTGAGGCAGGAAACGAGCTCTGAGAGCACTTTGCCTTACAAGCATCCAAAGGACTATGACGAGTCTTCCCAAGGGTTGAAGGAGAGTGACAGTTTGTCATCCTCAGACTTCTCCTCCGACAGCGAGCGCTCTGCCAAAGCCAAAGCGGTCCAAGAAAAAGAAGGCCGCTTTCCATCAGAAGGGGATGCTGAGAAACAGGATAAAAACAGCTTAAGTTCTGAGAGAGGGGAGGAGAAAGCCAAGGGTGAGCAGGATTCTGATCACTCTAAAATGAAAGCAGCTAAGGAGAAATGCTCGGAGCAGCCCAGAGGTGGTGCAAAAACGAAACGTAAATCCTACTCAGGTAGCAAATGGGACTCGGAGTCGAATTCCGAAAGAGGAGAGGCAAAGCGTAACAGGGGAGACTCCAGACCCTCCTCTGGGAAAGAAGAAGGAGAGGCCACCTCAGGGTCTGACACGGAGCTTAACGTTAccaaaaggataaaaaaacaGTCGAATTCCTCAGAGGCTGTCTTGAGCTCTGACTGTGCATGGAAGACAAGCAAACAGTTGTCATCTTCTGAATCTGAGAGTTCTTGTTCCAGCTCAGCAGACACTCGAGGCAAGTCAAAAAAACACAAACGTGGCTTGAAGAAGACTCCTAAAAAATCACAttccaaaaaagcaaaagaaaaatcgaaaggcaaaaaggagaaaaaacacaaagttcagaaaagaaaagaaatgtttcattgGCAGCCCCCCCTTGAGTTTGGGGAAGAAGAGGACGATGAGATAAATGACAAGCCGGTTACCAAGgatgataaaaaagaaaagcagcttagCAGGGACATAAAGGATAAAAAACAAGTTTATGAAAAGGATGAAATAGTCACAGATAAAATGGGAAATGGTGAAAAGTCGTGTGCGAATGAAAACCTTTTAGATAAAACCACCACATGTGGGGCCTCGCCAGATCGCAGCAACCTTAATAAAGAGCCCATTGAAACAAGCACTTCAGCTGGTATTTTAAACTCAGGAATAAACGTGGCTGCCTGCAAGAGTGAGATTAAacaagctgaagaaaataacCAGAATGGGCTGGAAGATGTTATTCAGACAGATGACAACATGGAGATTTGTACTCCGGATCGTAACTCGCCGGGGAAGGTGGATGTGGATGTTTTGTCTCCTATCGTTCTCACTGCTAAACCTTTAAGTGCTGCTGTAAAAAAAGAGTTACAGGTTGAGACCCCTGAGCAAGATGCTGTCAAACTGGGAAACAGCATAAGAGACTTCATTaatattaaagaagaaaaagagacaggaaggcaagaaaatATCTCTGCTCCTGTGTCTGGTGCTAAAGACTgtagttttaaaaatgaaatttctgaaaatacacCAAGCAATATGATTGACAATAAATGGAAGCCTTTGCAAGGTGTTGGTAACTTAAAACCAGCAACAATTAGTAcagccacagaggttaaaaatGTAGTGTCAGTACCAGAGCCTAAACCAGCAGGTTTAAGaattgaaataaaagcaaaaaataaagtaagGCCTGGGTCTCTTTTTGATGAAGTGAGGAAAACAGCCCGGCTAAATCGTCGGCCAAGGAACCAAGAAAGTTCCAGTGAGGAGGAATCTCCAGGCAGAGATGACAACAGCCCTTCCAGGAGTCTCAGCAGGTCACGAAGTAAATCTGAGTCTAAATCCAGACACAGAACAAGGTCCATGTCCTACAGCCACTCGAGAAGTCGATCCCGAAGTTCTACATATTCATATAG GTCCAGGAGCTATTCGAGGAGCCGGAGCCGGGGCTGGTACAGCAGGGATCGCTCGCGGAGCCGGAGCAGCTCCTACCACAGCTACAAGAGCCGCAG TCGGAGCTATAGCAGGAGCCGATCCAGGAGCAGTTCCTATGGTCACCACAGTCGATCCAG CAGGTCCTACACCTATGACAGTTACTACAGCAGGAGTCggagcaggagcaagaggagtgACAGCTACCGGAGATCTCGGAGTTACGACCGGAGATCCAG gTCCTACGGCTCCGACAGCGACAGCGATCGCAGCTACTCCAACAACAGGAGCCCCAGTGAGAGCAGCAGATACAGCTGA